The genomic stretch AACCCCATACgctctattattattattattattattattattgtgacACTATTTCCTTATCAATCTATGTCGTAACGAAAGAAACCTTTTCATATTTAGAAATAATTGATTTTAAGTTTTTCATTTTATATCTAATAACATTCTTTTATAGtataaaaatattaaacaacaagttcaaaagtatttttcttttttacactGCATGTTGCTTCAAACTCTACCGTAAAAATTAAAACTTTAGGATGTATAATAGATTAAATTAGGACAAGTTACACATATAGTTGGtcgataaaaaataattaatctgctgatcaaattcaaaaaatattttatcaGTTATTATTTTTGAAAGCGATTATATTATATACTTTTACCATTATATTATGGCATAAATTATTGATAAAATGAAATAGTTATTTATGGTATGAGGTTAAATGAAAAGGACACACGTCTCTTTCCTTGACCCATGGATGGCCCAAAAGGGTACCCTTATCAAAAACACCTGCCCATAACACCACCTTTGACCTTTCTACTATATCCcacaattttatttttaaatttaacgGTAATAGTGACATCCTAGTCATTTACATTTTTAACAATAACGACCCTTTGGAACTTCCAAGAGTCCACCAAAATACTCCCCCACCCCATCTCACGTCTACAAAAATGATCTCACTTCTCCATTATTATCATCTCCACCGCCTTAGCTGCCACGATCATCAATCAAGATATTAATCAACTACATCTCAATTCCAAATTACTCTTGTTATTACTTTGTATCTTGATAAATCTGTCAAAAATGGCATCTTTTTCTGTTAAATTCTCAGCTACTTCATTACCAAATCATAAAAGATTTTCAAAGCTACATGCAACACCGCCGCAGACGGTGGCTGTAGCCCCATCTGGGGCGGCGGAGATAGCATCGGAGAGGTTAGAGCCTAGAGTAGAAGAAAAAGATGGGTATTGGGTACTTAAGGAAAAATTCAGACAAGGGATAAATCCAGCTGAAAAAGCTAAGATTGAGAAGGAACCAATGAAATTGTTTATGGAAAATGGTATTGAAGATCTAGCTAAGATCTCACTTGAAGAGATCGAAGGGTCTAAGCTTACTAAAGATGATATTGATGTTAGGCTCAAGTGGCTTGGCCTTTTCCATAGGAGAAAGCATCACTGTAAGTACTAAATAACTATCCTGTCCTGTTTTTAATACTCTGGAATTACCAATTTGTTTGGCATTTTTTCGCTTTTTAGTGTCGATTTGACTAATTTTTGAAGCTAAATCAGACTTAGATTAGTCATTTTTTACATTATAATATAGATATTCTTCGAAAACTATGCAATAAGTACTGCTCTGTCATAACTGGACATACGGAATGTGCTGTAGTATGAGTACGGGACaacatgtactcagtaagtaagTATAAAGAGTAAtttcggtgaagtagtgacgaggttcaagaatgtgcagaagtgtagtacgAGTACGGGACAACATGTACTCAGTAACTACCAAGAGTAATTTCAGTGAAGTAGAGACGAGGTTCAAGTCATGTGATTTAAGAACAAAATACTTTTGGCACATACCGTACTCTTAGATAATGTGATCTTAAGTATGTCATAATATTTTTATAGCTATAAGAGAGTGCCACCTTAGAATTTGTGGTTCTATAGCTATATGAGCATGTCATTAAAGGTAAAATTTAAAGTTACAgagttttcaaatataaaaaggTGTTGCTTTtactgactaaaaaggaaagagtgATACAAATGGAATAGGTGGAGTAAGTTAAGCTAAAAGCAAGATTCTTTTTTCTGTTAATTTTAATATGACAGTCTTAATCGCTAATATGCTGATTAGATTTATTAATGTTATTGAATTGTGATGATCAGATGGCCGATTCATGATGAGATTGAAGCTTCCAAATGGGGTAACAACGAGTTCCCAAACTCGATACTTAGCCAGTGTGATAAGGAAATATGGGAAAGATGGATGTGCTGATGTGACGACAAGGCAAAATTGGCAGATTCGTGGGGTTGTACTACCTGATGTACCCGAGATTCTAAAGGGACTGGATGAAGTTGGCTTAACCAGTCTGCAGAGTGGCATGGACAATGTTAGAAATCCGGTGGGAAATCCTCTGGCGGGGATTGATCCACATGAAATTGTAGACACAAGGCCTTACACTAATTTGCTCTCCCAATATGTTACTGCCAATTTTCGTGGCAATCCGGCTGTGACTAACTTGTAAGTCTTCATAAAACATTCCCATTTATTTGATTTCCCATTGCAGCTTGGTCGAAGATTCATGTCGTTCTATTGATTTTACATTAAACTTACCTTTTCTTGTGATACTAGATGTTTGCTTTTTACTTCGCATATTAGTAAACTACTACTACTATTTTTGTACTTATTCTTGAGAAAATGAAGCTTAATCTAGTATGCTCCCCAAGTTGCCTGCCTTTTTTGTCATGGGAGAAGCGGATATTATGCTAGTGATATAGTAAAGCATCTGTTAATCAGATTTTGCGGTATACTGATTCTATCGCAGGCCAAGGAAGTGGAATGTATGTGTAATAGGGTCACACGATCTTTATGAGCATCCCCAGATCAACGATCTTGCCTATATGCCGGCAACAAAAGATGGACGATTTGGATTCAACCTGCTTGTGGGTGGATTCTTCAGTCCGAAGCGATGTGCAGAGGCAGTTCCTCTTGATGCATGGGTTCCAGCTGATGACGTAGTCCCTGTTTGCAAAGCAATATTAGAAGCTTATAGAGATCTTGGCACCAGAGGGAACAGGCAGAAAACAAGAATGATGTGGTTAGTTGATGAACTGGTGAGTGATACCATCACTGTGTTTATCATTTGCATGCTTATTTTGTCTTATGTTTTACTTGTACAAAAAAGACTCCCTGTCATATGTTTCAGTCTTACCATACGGCCTCAACTGGAGTTTGTAAATTCATACTTCCTCTGTCCCAATTTACCTGtcgtactttcctttttagtttgtCCCACAGTTTACCCATAAGAtgaattatagccacacaaatatctaaaaattattttagaccacaagtttcaaaagtcttcttttcGTTCTTAAATTTGGTGCCGAGTCAAACACTAccacataaattgggacggagGGAGTAGCATATGTCGTACTGATTGGGAAACATAAGTTCCACGATAATAATTTGAGCCGCATATTGGTTTTGATTTTCAACGAATCTTACTCATGTCGAGGGAATAGTAATAACTTCTCATCTAGGTGGATGTGCAATACTTCCCTTATCTAGGCAGCACCAAACTCTTCGCTAGTGGTCTCATTTTCTCCCTATTTAATTTCAATCAATGCAGGGCGTTGAAGGATTCAGGGCAGAGGTTGTAAAGAGAATGCCTCAACAAAAGCTAGATAGAGAATCAACAGAGGACTTGGTTCAAAAACAATGGGAAAGGAGAGAATACCTTGGCGTGCATCCACAGAAACAAGAAGGGTACAGCTTTGTTGGTCTTCACATTCCAGTGGGTCGTGTCCAAGCAGATGACATGGACGAGCTAGCTCGTTTGGCCGATGAGTATGGTTCCGGAGAGCTCCGGCTGACTGTTGAACAAAACATCATTATTCCCAATGTTAAGAACTCAAAGATCGAGGCATTGCTCAATGAACCTCTCTTAAAGAACAGATTTTCAACCGATCCACCTATTCTCATGAAAAATTTGGTCGCTTGTACTGGTAACCAATTTTGCGGGCAAGCCATAATTGAGACTAAGGCACGATCCATGAAAATAACTGAGGAGGTTCAACTACTAGTTTCTATAACGCAGCCTGTGAGGATGCATTGGACTGGTTGCCCGAATTCATGTGCACAAGTTCAGGTCGCGGATATTGGATTTATGGGATGCTTgacaagaaaagaaggaaaaactgtAGAAGGTGCTGATGTTTATTTGGGAGGCAGAATAGGGAGTGACTCACATTTGGGAGATGTTTATAAGAAATCAGTACCTTGTGAGGATTTGGTGCCAATAATTGTGGACTTACTAGTTGACAACTTTGGTGCTGTTccaagagaaagagaagaagcaGAAGATTAATTTCAAGATTTCATAACAGCTCGCGGATCGCGCTGCAGAATTGGACATTAATGGAATGTGCACACCATATCAAGTTATTTCGAAGGTACAGAAATGGTGACACTGATCCTGAAAACCAAGGTTTTCTTTATTGAAAGTTAGTTGAATAATTGGTATATGTGCCGTTATTAACATGCTCATGTGTGATATAGCACGACAGAAATATTTGTACTTGTTTCAGAATAATTATATTGTGTATTCTTTTGGAAAAACTGATACAAACCAAAAGGCTTTTAAACCACCCTTCAGTTGGGATTCTAATAATCCATCTTTACATACCAATTAATCATGTTGTTGTATTCTTAATCATATTGTTATATTATAATAATCCATTCGGTTTGATGTCTGACCAGAATGTAATTCTGATTACTTTGGCCGTCGTGTACGATAGACCCTTATGGTCCGGTCCTTCTGCTCACCCCGCGCATAGTGCATGGggtgcctttttttttttttctttttgcagtgTTAGAGAAACCTTGAATATCTGTTAAGTCTAAAAGAAAATGTACGTCCAGTTTTAGTGTTAATAATTTAAGTTCAGCTTAAATTTTATTTacaattaataattattttacaATTTGGTCAATTGTTTCAACTTTAACTTGAAATAGATTTTGAAATTAAAAGAATTGAATTGAGAAGTATTTcattgaaataataattctaacTTCAACTTAAAGTCTTCTTTTCTCAGCTTCAACCAAATAGGAACATTGTTGACCTCGTGACTTAAAAATATCATTTTAGCTACCAACTCCTAATATTAAACGAAAATATCAAAGTATACATCAAAtttatcaacaaaaaaaaaaaaagcttattAAACATatgcatttgtttttttttcttttgtattttcaGCATAAATTGTTTTATTGTGCGAAACAATAGTAGCACGTCAGAACTTAGTCTtcaaaatttgtatttttttacTCAACAATTTTAATGATGTGTTGATTTAACGGATATTTAAAAAATATCCAAAATGCATTTATAGTAAGGATAAACCataatggaaaaaaaaaaaagataaaacgTTAACATAGATTCCATAAATCGGATTTGGAAATGTGATTTATAAGTCCGAGAAAAATTAGCTTAACGATACATATAAAATGCAATCCTGATTGCTGACATATAAAACACATTCCTTCAATGCAATTTATAAAACGCATTCAAAGGCCGAACTTATGTTGTTGTAATAAGTTTAATCcagaaaaaaaaaaatccaaagcgGGCGAGGCTATTGAACCAACATAGCATAACACATTACTTTAGGGGTCAAAGTATATAAGTGAAAACTTGTAACTTAATTATCTCTAGTCGGTTAGTTGGTTAttagtgtgtgtgtatatataggcTTTAGATATTAGCTTCTACTCTGAGACTCAATCATGTACATTTGCAGAGATGAAATGACTCCACTTtgagctctctctctctctctctctctctctctctcttattcttcTAGAACCTTCCAATTGCTTGCATGTGCATTTCTCTTCTTCGTAGATTAcgcaatatggtatcagagccttccGATTAAGCTTCGGTGACCAGTTCTGTTCTCCGATTCAATGTTCTTCTCCATTGACAACCTCAATTTTAGAGCTAGGGTTTTTCAACTCAGTAAAAAAGGCGATTGATGAAGCAACGAGTGATGACACAGTACTAAGTCACAATCATCCTATGTATTTGCGACCTTCGGATTCACCAGGTGAGCATCTGATTGAATTCAAACTATTAGGCACTGAAAATTATAATTTGTGGTGTCGATCCATGAGAATTGGACTTTTTACGAAGAACAAAATCGGATTCATTGACGGTACTTGTCACAAGGAGAATTTTAAGAAGGATCTTCATGATCAATGGAAAGGTGCAATGCCTTTATTTTGTCGTGAATTATGAATGCGGTAACAAAAGAATTGTATAGCAGTGTGATTTATGCATCCTCTACACACAATGTGTGGAAGGATTTGTAGGAGAGATTCGATAAAAGGAACATATCGTGGATTTACAATTTACTTCAAGAAATTGCTGCTTTGAAGCAAGAATTATCATCTGTATCCACTTGTTATTCTAAGCTCAAGGATTTGTGGGATGAGTACAATGCTATGGGCCCTACTCCATCATGTCCATGTCCAGAATCAAAGGTGTTTTTAGAGCACATTCAACAGCAACGTTTGGTACAATTTCTGAGTGGATTGAATGAATCATTTGCCCAGGCAAAGGGTCAGATCATGCTTATGATTCCTACACCTACTATCAATAAGGCATATGGGATGGTAGTTCAAGATGAGAGTCAATGAGCAAAGACAGTGAATATTAGTGGCTACAAGTAGAAAGCTCAGGTATTCTGTGAATATTGCAAATTAAAAGGACACACTAAAGATGTTTGTTACAAGTTGGTAAGTTACCCACCTGACTACAagtcaaagaagaaatctttTGGAAGAAACATGGTAGCAGCACACAATGCACAGGTTGACTATTTCAAAGGACCAATAGGCCAAGGAAGTCTTGGAGTAGCAACTACAGGGAACTTCTTCATCGAGGAGCAATATAAACAACTGCTTCAACTGCTCAACCAAAACACAACACTTGTTAAAACAACAGCTCATGTCAAGGTCACAGGTATACCATTATCACTCTTGAGCAGAGTTAAGCAGGATAGGTGGATCATAGACTCGGGTGACACTAACCATATGATATCTAGTCTGAATTGTTTCACTAATATTATGGAGATTCCTAAAGGAGAAGGTAGGAAAGTGCAGTTGCCAACTGGTGAAACTAGTAGGATTACGCACCTAGGATCCTCTAGTATTCTGAATGGTTTACCAATTAAAAATGTTCTATATATGCCACAGTTTAGGTACAActtactactccctccgtttcaatttatgtgaacctgtttgactaggcacgaaatttaagaaaaaatgaagacttttggaatttgtggtcctaaacaagtaaAAAAAAGGGCCCAGagcatttgtgtggttataatacttttcattaagggtagaattgtaagtttaagttaaattgttaTCAAATTTAAAAAGgaatcattctttttggaacgggccaaaaaaaataggttcacataaactggaacggaggaaGTATCTGTTTCATAACTTACAAGGGACATTGGATGCTTCATTGCCTTCTTTCCTGCTTGGTGTGTCTTCCAGGACATTTGCAATGGGAAGGTGAAGGGGATTGGTAAGCTGGAGGAAGGAATCTAAGTGTTGGACCTCAAGCACAAGTCACACAGGCCATAAATTGCATTTAACGTTCGATTATTGAACTTATAAATTCACCAATTATGAGTTGGGCActttgtgatgacccgaaaggtcatcttgTGTTTTGGAATTCAATTCTGCGCTTTTAAGccttaaaaatctaatttttaccTTTCTctatttgcgtgcacagttcgaACGTATTTCCGAAAAACTTTTTATGTTAAAAGTTGacaaaaataagaaattttgcCTAAAAAACTTCccttgagttgacttcggtcagtATATTTGGTAAACAGATTCGGATTTGTGAATTGACGGTCTCGGTggatccgtatcgtgatttgggacttgggcgtatgcccggaatcgaaatcgAAAGTCCCTATCCTGAGATATCGaactttgttgaaatttgaaagttaaaggctTATTAAAACGGAATTGTTTCACCAAATTTGAATTTTTGGATATCGAGTCCGTATTTTTATTCAGTAACCCGGTATAGGTCCAATATcacatttatgacttgtctgtgaaatttgatgaaaaacggaattggtttgacgtgattcggacgtccgattgagaaattagaagttttaaagcttttttgaaaaatttcatttgatttgatgCTAAATCCGTAGTTCtaagtgttattttggcgatttgattgcgcgagtaagttcgtatgatatttttagacttgggtgcatgtttggtttggagccccgagggctcgggtgagttacgGAAAGGCTATGGAGTGATTTAAACTTGGAAAATTTTGTTGTTGTAACTGATCatgttgcaggcctctgatctcgcatttgcgagatcaggcaGCGCAATCACGACCTCTGAGGGgtccgcatttgcgagcttctcaTCGAAAATGCGAAGAGAAGTTGGGCCAcacaagttcgcatttgcgaattattcgtcgcatttgcgatatgggTCTGGGAGGGgcagtcttcgcatttgcgatcgtgGGGTCGCATTTGCGGCTAGAttagtttgcatttgcgaacttttcttcgcatttgcgattgtGGGGTCGCATTTGCGGCTAgcttagttcgcatttgcgaacttttcttcgcatttgcgaagatggCAGAAATGTGagaatcttcgcaaatgcgatggatttctcgcatttgcgaaacccaggtcgcatttgcgacatctgcagctggtaAAACTTGTCTTAGACgatatttttgctcatttttcaaaactttcaaaataaGAAACCCTctaggcgattttctaaagaccATTCTTCCCCAAATTATAGGTAAGTGATTCAAAACTAgtctctttcaatctttcacttcattttacaagatttcaacctagaatctaaggttttcatggtggaattggggatttttgggtagaaattagggattttgaaatttggggatttagacctcaaattggggttggattccaaaacctattacatattcgggctagggggtgaatgggtaatcgggttttgctCCTAATTTCGGGTTTAGATCAAGCGGGCCCGAGTGTTGAGttttgttgacttttccaaaaatgacctaaattgaattctttgcaatcataggtagttcctaaggcttaaattgaattggttggttggtaatttgctagattcaaTTGGTTCAGAGGCTTGTTTGTTGGTAAAAGCTCtcgttgagctttgagtttggcagttggagcgaggtaagtgtcgtggttaaccttggcttgagggattaagtATTATTtgcttatttgctacgtgtttgaatgttgagtacaacgtataggtgaggtgacgagtacctatgcgttgttgtcgagttatagcatgcgagtgagtcttattcATGAAATTGTATCTTTCCGTGATCAAATTACCCATGCTTAGATTAGTTTATCGCTATATTGATCGTTCTTATCATATGTACgaattttggtattgattgaatattgattctaagttgaggttggtattgtggaaaTCAATTGTTAAAGTAAGACTTGTTCTTGATATTCTAtctccttgttgttattgttctttgtttgagggagagtgttaatgcacgaaggatgatgtcgtgccatattatgagagagttaatgcacgaagggtgatggcgtGTCGTTTCTATTGATTATCTGGTGATGTTGAGAGTAAAATcatgaaaggtgatgccgtgcattttcctttactgtgtttacttgttattattgGTTCAAGGCATATTAGCTGAGCAAGTTTCTTTACTTCCGTGATTCTCTATCTTGTAATCCcctcagcatgtccccctcccgaTATTATCTGTTTATCTCTTACTTGCCTTTATTTTGTACATATGCTGTTAAATTGCACAGGGTTATTATGTGTCTTgttttagcctcgtcactacttcgctgaggttaggctcgacacttactagtacatagggtcggttgtattgatactgtactctgcactttttgtgtaGATTTTGGTGTCGGTCTGAGTTGATCTTGAGACTAGCTGCTGACTTTATTCCAcaagagacccaaggtagatctgccggcatccgcagaccctggagtccccttctagCTGTTTCAGTTTATTGTTTCTTCTAATTCGAAAATAGTTGTATTTTCTTTCAGCCAGTTACTTGTAGtcaatcttagaagttcgtgaattgtgacagCAGATTCTGGGTAATTGTGTATAAATGTTAAGGTTGTTATAGATTTCCGCACTTTTATAACTTGTTATAGTTAATTGTTGCTAATCACTGAAAGGTTTAAGTATTTGGGTTAATAGTCTCtaatgtcggcttgcctagcaagtgaaatgttagacgCCATCATGGTTTCGACGGtgagaattccgggtcgtgacacactTTAACCATTCATGGATTCCTAAGAGCATGAGTTTCCTACAACTAAAAATAGAAAAGGGAACGCAAGGGTCGAGTTGTTGATGTGAGGTGGATCCATCAAATGGTGGTGTATAAGTCACGTTTAGCTGATTCAATTTATAAATCCCATATGATAAATGCAATTGTAAGAAGTTGTAGCAAAAGTTGAAGAACTAGAGATGGCTCTACTGTTAAACATTAATAGTAACATAAATCCCATATAAATCCCAACTTCTTATCAATGCAATTCTACTGTGGTGATTTTTAGTTCTGGTTGTTTCTAGAGATATTATTATGAGATTCTAAATTCtggatttttttccttttgtttacctcgaaaaatgggtgtaacaattaaatatgatttgtgattttaaaaatatgtaatttattctaatactagtgaatatacaaaTAATATTAGGTCTAAGTAAGAGGAATTGATGAACCGAACCAGTGTTGCTAGAGCAATAAGGACCTCGAGCTCGATTTTTTTGGGGCTTCGAGGTGAGCTAAAAGCAATAAAGCTGACAAACACTTGGTGAGCACAGTAAACAAGAAAGGCATATTAGaatattctattgcagtgaataatgTGAGATGATCcttacaaaatgattggggtcccccttatataggagtaGAAAATCCCCAATATAGTACATTTGTTATTGTAGTAAAGGATTCTATTGGTACAAGTGTACAATAACCTAGTACGGACTtgtaccatttcgtacaaatcttatcctttaatttatgCCCTGACCCACGTGTTGTTGAGAAATTTCCGCTCTTTTTTGAGTGTCTTCGAGACTGTACTACCCTCGATGTCGGTCGTTCCAGGCCTTCGATCCGCTTCCTCGAGGTGTGTGTCCCTTAGTCGGATTTGACCCCTACTTCGAGTCGCCTGAACTCGAACTCATAGCCCAATTCAAGACTTCAAAATCGGGCTCCTTGATTTTGACTGTATACAGATAATCCCTGTATTTCTTAGAATtagatgataagaaacgatctGAACCTTGATCTTCATGAGCCTCTCGTGATGACGTCATGCTCGTGACGTAGGCGCTTGAAGTGATCGAAAATGTCATGTCAGCATGCttccccaaaacatcaaatacGTTTCAGCTTTTGTCGGCCACTTGCCACCGGTTCCGTCATCGGCTTTCTATAAATAAGGGTTTACTTGGTTGAACAAAAACTACACTCATTCCTTCTTCGTCTACTTTTAGCCCTTTCCCTGCTTTTTCTCTTCCTCTAATCACCTATTTCTAtggttcaaatctgtgaccacgAGGTCACATGGTAGAAACTTTACCAGTTATGCCAAGGCTTCCTTTTTCAAAGCTTTGGCTCGAGACAACGAGAGAAGGGCACCAAATCCTTCCCGTATTAGAAGATATGCAAACTTTGCACTgttgctcatctctcttaacttcaaccagTGTGGCACTTCATTcccttttgctttccatggaatGAGGTGGCCCtatcatctactaacttttgcatcccacaccaGAACAGAGTTCCGAGGATGAACACTCTTGGATTGTTGCTCGTGCATCTTGCACCCCTTTTGGGTTTTTCCTTTTGCTTGTTCTTTCTTAATATATTATGGCCCAGAATTTTAACGGAAAGCTCAATCTCGGCTACCGGAGGTATAATTGCATTTATCGAGGACCTTCTGCCAAACGTTTCCAAAAATCAGAAATGGTGCCCCCGAGAAGAGGGTTTCCGGAGACGCTGCTCTCAAGGTCGTGGCCTTAAAAGCGGATTAGGACCTTAGGCTTTTGTTTTTTACTTCTTTGTTCCTGTGTAAGTATCCTTCGTGGGTGCCATAGTTATACTTTGTAATGAGAGCAAGATGAGAGCAAGATCTCGAGATGAAGTAAATCCTTAGATTTCCTTGCAGTCCCCGGGTGGGAAACTTCTCCACCTtggtagcccttaggcttttacaGTCGAGCGGGTATTTGCTCGAACTTATAATAAGGATAGCCCTTAGGCCCTTTCATAGTCTTCGAGTGAGTGATTCCTCAAACTcggatagcccttgggcttagtgaTCGAATGGATACCCTGCTCGAACTCAACTTATAGGTTGCCCTTTATGATTTTTGACGAATTAATCCTTGATGCCTTGGTCCTGAAGCAAATCTCTTAACGTCAGCGGTTGAagagactaaaaagttgcttttTGTATgattcccaaaattataaactgGAGGCAGCTGATGGTCAGCTTTTTGGCTTCCTTAGCATGCTTAAATGACCTTTATAAATAGACAGATTCCACAACCTTACAAACTTTATTCCCATATTGTTTTCAAAGTCTCATTACCCCTTTTTTCAATCTTCTTGAGCTCTCCCTTCTCTTCACTATCAACACTCTTCATTTTCATAGATATTCCGTATTGCAATGGCTAAAACCTCTGAACCGGTTTCCCAAAAGGAAAAAACTTCATCATCTTCTCGATTGACCAAGGGTAAACCGGTAGTGCCTCCTCGTATCGAGGAGTGTATTCCCCCTCCATGTGAAATAACATCCGATTTTAAAATTGAGAAACCTGTTTCGACACCATGCCAatgcgagcccatgtctcgatatGTTTGTCTGGTGACCAAGGCCGAGGTCAAGCAAGTAAAGAAGGATTGTAAATGGGATAATAAAGATATAGTTACTCCTTCCTCGGAGGAGGACATCACTACGTATAAAGCCGGGTACCTGAGCGTATACACCTACCCATTTAAGTTTGTCCCTGCTATTCCGGCTCAGGGTCCCATAGATCCAGTTATTCTTGACTTTTGCCAATGATACCGAGTGACGCTCGGCCATATCTACCCCTCCTTATAGCAAATTGTTTACTTGATTAGGTTCTTTTCAAGCCAAATCGAGGGGATGTCCTTTACCCTCGATCATCTGATTAGACTGTACAGTCCCCGACTTTATCGTTGGGGCTTGATAAAATTGCAACGTCGATCCTTAAAATCTCTCTTCGCTAGTATCGATGAGGACAAAGACCGTGGGTGGATGAGCCAGTTTGTTCGAGTCAGGACCTCCGATCTAATTCCTGCCGATTGGATGTCGTTCCCCGAGGAGTGGAACATGAAACATGAGTACGCAGCAGGTTTATACCCTGCTTACTTTTCTTTTTCCTGGCTTTATATTTTTCATTGGTCTAACCCCTTTGCGATGGTGCAGCAGCTGCTTGGTTTCCTGTTGGGGTCCCGGACCTCGAGGGGTGGGTCCGAAAGTTAGCCTCTATCTCCTCTTACTCGGAGCATTGATGGCGAGATTTGGCCAAGGGTCGATGGGAGTCCAAAAACTATGGTGAGctcttttgttatttttctcGTGCTTCTGCTACAGGATACTAACCTCGGTTTCATGTAGGTCTTGGAGACGTCGTTGTTTTGCGGTCAGCCCCGGCTGATGAAGTGGAGGTTCTGAAGCCTTcctaagaaagaaaaagaagaagagagccATTTGAAAATCCTCCGAAGCCAAAGAAGAACGTGGCTCAAAGGCCTAAGGCCGATACAGCGGCCTTA from Nicotiana sylvestris chromosome 12, ASM39365v2, whole genome shotgun sequence encodes the following:
- the LOC104232141 gene encoding ferredoxin--nitrite reductase, chloroplastic-like yields the protein MASFSVKFSATSLPNHKRFSKLHATPPQTVAVAPSGAAEIASERLEPRVEEKDGYWVLKEKFRQGINPAEKAKIEKEPMKLFMENGIEDLAKISLEEIEGSKLTKDDIDVRLKWLGLFHRRKHHYGRFMMRLKLPNGVTTSSQTRYLASVIRKYGKDGCADVTTRQNWQIRGVVLPDVPEILKGLDEVGLTSLQSGMDNVRNPVGNPLAGIDPHEIVDTRPYTNLLSQYVTANFRGNPAVTNLPRKWNVCVIGSHDLYEHPQINDLAYMPATKDGRFGFNLLVGGFFSPKRCAEAVPLDAWVPADDVVPVCKAILEAYRDLGTRGNRQKTRMMWLVDELGVEGFRAEVVKRMPQQKLDRESTEDLVQKQWERREYLGVHPQKQEGYSFVGLHIPVGRVQADDMDELARLADEYGSGELRLTVEQNIIIPNVKNSKIEALLNEPLLKNRFSTDPPILMKNLVACTGNQFCGQAIIETKARSMKITEEVQLLVSITQPVRMHWTGCPNSCAQVQVADIGFMGCLTRKEGKTVEGADVYLGGRIGSDSHLGDVYKKSVPCEDLVPIIVDLLVDNFGAVPREREEAED